The Sesamum indicum cultivar Zhongzhi No. 13 linkage group LG6, S_indicum_v1.0, whole genome shotgun sequence genomic interval tgatttttagtgatatttattaatattgtagtcaatagtaatttttgttctaGAGTTATGTTGTGGTTGATTATCATattcaaaagttaaaaaatatcgtgaatatatagtaattaactaCTACAGCTTCTGAACGGCTGATGATGGTTGTCCTTTTAGCACACcagatcaaaatattagttataactaaaattacGAGAAATACTTTGGCCATAGTTAAGAATCATGGCAAAGCGGATTGGATTTCTTATTACAATTCATATTGCATCCTTTATCACATTTCACTTATACACCCCACGTGTGTAAAACCTAAACTGGTGGTGTAATCTTTATATACGTgacgtgtatatataaaatataatttgaaaatgcaataaaaaatccaatccgCTGTCAAAGGTagatattacaaatatacttTTCCCCCATATTAACTATTTCTTCATGAAATGTTGGAGATCAACTACCTCAAAAACCCTTTGACTTGCTGTAAATCTTCTATCATACTTTTATATCACAGTGTCACAACAAGTCATTAATGacgtgtattttttttcaaaactgaaaataagaCCATATACaatacatatgtgtgtgtaacATCAGTATGTGATACGACTATTTTACGCAGatcctttaatttaattacctATTTGACCCTCAcacaaattttgttaaattcatTCAAACCCCAAAAAGTAGACCTCATTACCAATAATCCATGATGATCTTCAGCCGGCCCCAAGGCCAAGCAGGCAGGCTGGCCGGCCTTCCCCTTCTCCACCTCATAACTATAAGTCCCTCACACACTTCCCTCATTTCTCTCTCCAATCCATACACTCATAACCTTAACCTCAATTCATTACAAAGCTACAAAAACTCAGACAACAAATCTCTACATTCATAGATACCTCATCAGAAACCCTAATTATAACATCATCAATCTGTCGCTTGTTCCGAAAACGTCGAGAAATGAGGCAAGCGAGCGCGTACTCTAAGATGCTGTCGGGAGGAAGGAGCGGGCCTCATGCACTGCCACTGGCGAGAATCAAGAAGATAATGAAGAACTCGAGCGAGGACGTGAAGATGATATCGGGGGAGGCCCCCATCGTGTTCAGCAAAGCCTGCGAGTTGTTCATAGAAGAATTAACGAAGCGGGCGTGGGCGATGACGCTGCAGGGGAAGAGGAGGACCATGCAGAGAGAGGATGTCGCCTCCGCTGTTATTACAACTGATATTTTCGACTTTCTTATCAACCTAGTTTCTGATTCTGCTCATGATCATTGCCCTGCCCAGGAATCTCTGCCTGTCTTGGAGCCATGAAACTGATATATAGTACTACTTTTGGTGAGTTTCAGGACTCTCAATTCTGATCGAGGTTGTCATGATCCATTCCAATTGAATTACAAGTGTATTTGTCATTCTCGTTAAATTATGACTCATCATAtggtaagtataatatatttggtatATATTAATACTCAGATTTGATAAAACTGCggaatatttgaattatttggattttggATGTCTGAGTCTCGGAAGTCACCGAGAATGATTTGGGCATGAATGTATACCATTGCTCtctctatatgtatatatatgtctttcTGTTCATTAATTGCTttacatatattcatattatcttgcatatatatttctgtAACAATGTGTtgtaataacattttttatcctatatatttggattagtaAACTTTCGTGACATCAGTTATTaattctcattaattaatGGTTTCACaagttatatattaaaagtcTCATTTTAGCTctatcatatattaaaatatttcattagtaTTTTGACGGAAATGTCACGTGCTAAGCACCTCACCGTAATCCAAAAGGCTGAAGAGTTTTTTCTGTCAAAATAGTAATgaaatttgatggaaaaacTACATATAAacgaaattttttataacttacaGGACTATTAGCTACAATATTAGTGGCTATggataaaaatcataataaatgactattattaattacggTTGATgcaaaaaactaatttttccaccacaaaaaattatttgccacgATTAAGAGTCATATGATAAATGTTTTAGGCACACTCGCAAAAACCACGTCCGACAACTGTTGCATAGCCgtgatcaataattatttactgcggctatttattattaacaatgACAATTAAtcgtaattaaatattataattgttatagtGCGAGCACATACATTGGTAGTTGGAACATTAATAGACTTAttatatatgcacatataaAATTAGGGAACAAAGTGCGAAATCATGccataacaattatttttttatgtaaaatattattatttttaattcattaatgcATTAGCcgtaatatttgaattaatggTGATCTCACACACTAATTTAATACAGCCACTTGCAATGctacatataatataagatgtttttacATGCAAAGTAACATGTGATGcatcaattaattgaaattagccaaaaagaaatacactacttaattagatttttcttagttttgtttatttatttattttgcttatttaagatagatttctttaaaaaaaaataatttctaatgCCTCGTTAGGCCTGTATATATAACTGAGTAGACGATGCATTTTTCGTCCTGTTATTAATTATGGTGAACTGACACTTCCAATTacaaaactttttaatctGTAGCACATTTGGTCTAATTATGCTAGGAAATACCAATTTCGCCGAAATGCGCGCACATTTGGCACGTAacacttttcttgaaaaaattagacTAAATGTGcgactttttatttaaaaaaaatattgtcttaaattataaaattaaaatcaaaatgaataaaaagtGTCCCTCTAAAGTTATAGGATGAAAATGCATATTTTCCTAGTTGAGCCAATCATGTGTTATGGTCTTATTTTATTGCCAAATATTTCTTCTTGTATAATTTAAGACATTTAGTTTATGGAATCTAGCCTTCAAGAATCAATTTTCTAGGACTCCATTCTTCTGACCTTTTCAACTGCGACAACAgacactaaaataaaaaatcaattacgTTGACACTCGACAATGAGATTatgtctaattatataaataattttattttatataaattacaaatatatccCCTTAACATGcattgtagttgtaattacaggTAAACCTCCTACTCAATATGGTGAAACTTTGGACAACCATGATGTAGGACTAAATATGCCATACTTTATAATTACAGgactgaaaatataattttgctataattcaaatatcacACTTCCGCATGCTATTACATGGTTTAAGATTTGAGTTGCACTGTTGTAGCACAATGACTCACtttttcctaaattttatgttcctacatttatatttatatttctttcttttgataGAAAAGGCAAAACAACTGAACTAAAACTATGTCGTTGTCtattacttttttgttttttttataaagatgGTAATTATATGATCACGTCAATGTTCTGATACACTGAACAACAACGTAATACATTGATTcgatcaatacatcaatatagtaaagaactataaaataataacaaattcaaataaagtgagataaataccTCACACGTCCGATGAAACTCAAATCCATAACCTCGAAATTGACGATGGGATTTCAGTTTTATTCACAAGAGTAAgacatctttaatttttattacctGTTTTTCATTTGGTTTTCTTGAATAAAGAGCATGTCCATTAATTCAAACTGTACGGATATgatatttaactattttgatTTCGAATTTAAATCTCATGACATTAGAGtgaaaaacaaacatgaaaCATCGAATTGAAACAAATTCATCGATCTGGAGAACGTTTCCTCAGCATGTCCAAACTCATCTCCGCAGCATTTTGTCTCTCCATCGTCCTCTTTTTAGCATCAGGTCAAATTCATAAAAGTTATTACACCATCCACTGTGTGTGTATATTCCTTAATTGATAGGTGTTATTTTACTTATGTTATCCCATTTTAAATGAGTTCGAAATTTTAGATGTgtcgaaaaaaataattttttgattttttgtccTTAAAGTTAATCTATGTTAGATATATGTTTGTTGGTATATGAATATGTACGgagaaattgtaatttttgttctgTAAATATGGGGTGACAATTCTAGTCCTGtacaaattcattttgacaattttatcttgtaatttaaaattttgaatcttgAGGACAAAATGACTGGAAAAATGCACATCGCTTCCTGTCTACCCTAGAAAAAGTGAACTCTTTGTGAATTCACGAAAGGTGGGATTGGCACGTAGGAATGAAGTGAGAAGGGAATGTACATTTCCAAGCTCATTCCTACTTCTTGATTGGTATGTCCCTTAGATTAGGGATTAGTCATCCCCTATACTTGATATTAGCTATTCCCCAGCATGttaaagtttttttattttttttcttgtattaatttaatatttaatttaattgttattaaatttttgtattttttgtatctagtattgagaaataattatgtatgaaTTGTAGGAAAAAAGTGATATTACTTGGAttcatacataattattttctcatattagatattttgtgaaatttgcactttgctatatataataaatttttgattgatttttatattgcaaaaaaacatcacatgcactCTATAATGCATGGACACGAACACGACGACACGGACACGATACGACACAGACACAGTGATacgaaaaatatagaaataaataggACACGGCATGgctacatataatatatatttttattatatatgttctcaatttctcataaaattaaaatatgcaatatgaataatatcaagataaaatataaaacaagcATATCttacatctatatttttaaccaaatatggcttcaaaatatacataatcagtttatattaaaagtaCGCAATGAAAAGTTTTTaatgttcaaattaattaaatcatcatgaCCATCtcccaaatttttaaaaatttcttctCAAAACTTTTAGTTTGAGATGAGTgagttaattctttttattttttattaagctcaagattctttttttaaaaagaatagcCCAAATTTTTTCCAAACGTGTCAAAAAAAAGCTACATGTCTGAGACATCGTGTAATTTTTCAGAGTGTTTGTGTATTATAGCATGCACTccatatttgataattacccAGATTGCTCTTGAATATTATATGTGGagttcatgtgatattttttcaacagaaaattaattagaaaacgatcatatatggcaaggtataaattttacaaaattaagatgatatgttaaccaaaaaaaaagttacatagCAAGTGTAAAAGCATATATAATTCAACCAACAAAATGTAAGttattctttccttttttttaggGAGGTTTTTGTCCTATTTTAGGAGGaggtaaaatgaaattaaccTGTTGTAAATGTGCAGGACGTAATGTAAATAGGGCAGAATTAGAGGGCAATCCTCCAAGCTCGGAGCCCTGCTACTATTGGTTAGGGTTTTGCTCCGGCAGCCCCGGCAGTGATCTACTGTGCAAGAAGCGATGCGAAGATTACTTTCATAAGAAACACGACGGATTTTGTGCAAAGTATTCTGGCTTTGCTGTCTGCTACTGTCCAGTTGCTTGCGGAGATGACAAACATCAACCTTAGTAAGTTTTGTGTGCTAAAAGTTTGGGAATGACTAAGAGtagattttcataattatttaggCTATATTTGGTCGGgtgatttgaatttgaaaaaatgagtTCAAATGGATTCATATTAAAAgggtttgaaattatttaatattccagaaaatataactaaaaatttgaattgaaagatttaaaaaagaattagtacGAAATTATCTAACAAATTCAAGGCATTTGTTGTTAGGAATACATTTGTTATTACGAATTTGGAATTCATAGTTTTGAATCCATCAATCCTGACACAAAATATTAGATTACATTTGGTTTGGAATTTTAGAGAAGaaacattaaagaaaatatcatttagATTTTctgttacaaattttatttcatcttctATTCCATTCAACATACCCAAGATACATGTATAAAGATGACATTATGCTTTTTATATcgagaaaaatttaatatacgcGACATGTGTATATTAAAAGGAATAGATGATAAAATAGACTTTACAATAAAGAATTCAATCCGCATTTATGCAGCCAAAAATGGTAGCATTTCTTACTTttgaaagatatatatatatatatatatatacatatgttcAACATTATTTCATGAACTTGATCTCTCCATCTCAACTCTTCAAGTACAGCAGTTATTCTTTAAACCTACATTTCGACTgaacaatcaaaattcattgacaTTCCACGACAATGAAATGGAAGTGTTGGGACTTG includes:
- the LOC105164235 gene encoding nuclear transcription factor Y subunit C-2-like, encoding MRQASAYSKMLSGGRSGPHALPLARIKKIMKNSSEDVKMISGEAPIVFSKACELFIEELTKRAWAMTLQGKRRTMQREDVASAVITTDIFDFLINLVSDSAHDHCPAQESLPVLEP